The following coding sequences are from one Geothrix sp. window:
- the efp gene encoding elongation factor P, producing the protein MAALLEAIEIKRKMFFELEETPFHCLDVEISTPTARGGQTLVRIKMRNLLTRAVFDKTFKAGDKFKEPDLVLTPASYLYSDGEGSHFMDQETYETHTLGETLMGDALDYLTEGLIVQIQKYNGNPIGLQMPTTVELAVTYTEPGARGDTASGNVTKPAKLETGIEIKVPLFIKEGEKVKVSTETGEFGGRA; encoded by the coding sequence ATGGCCGCCCTGCTCGAAGCCATCGAGATCAAACGCAAGATGTTCTTCGAACTCGAAGAGACGCCCTTCCACTGCCTGGACGTGGAGATCTCCACGCCCACGGCCCGCGGCGGCCAGACCCTGGTGCGCATCAAGATGCGGAACCTGCTCACCCGGGCCGTGTTCGACAAGACCTTCAAGGCCGGCGACAAGTTCAAGGAGCCCGACCTGGTCCTCACGCCCGCCAGCTACCTCTACAGCGACGGCGAAGGCTCCCACTTCATGGATCAGGAGACCTACGAGACCCACACCCTGGGTGAAACCCTCATGGGCGACGCCCTCGACTACCTCACAGAGGGCCTCATCGTCCAGATCCAGAAGTACAACGGCAATCCCATCGGCCTCCAGATGCCCACCACGGTGGAACTGGCCGTCACCTACACCGAGCCCGGCGCCCGCGGGGACACGGCCAGCGGCAACGTCACCAAGCCCGCCAAGCTGGAGACCGGCATCGAGATCAAGGTGCCCCTCTTCATCAAGGAGGGCGAGAAGGTGAAGGTGAGCACCGAGACCGGCGAATTCGGCGGTCGCGCCTGA
- a CDS encoding 2Fe-2S iron-sulfur cluster-binding protein, with protein MPTIKINDVELSVTPGTLVLDACRTVGIDIPHYCYHPALTPVATCRMCLVEIKGQPKLATSCTTTVPPAPKDNPEAVVMEVFTNTPAVADARAGVMEFLLINHPLDCPICDQAGECKLQDYSYHYGSGDSRMGEVKRRYRYEDLGAKIVIDKNRCIHCTRCVRFTREISGGGELTVASRGSHLEVTTFTGKSMDQNPFAGNVVDLCPVGALTSRDFRFKKRVWYLKSVPSISRHSALGNPIWIDHEGNQIHRFRPRPLEGKETTHFISDEERYAYAQYNRTGAAPLPTLKGVAASAEAVREALQAAGPVAVVGQGTFGCDAAQRLGELAASADLRYGSGDKTISVVLPKYQTSADGILNRRGFMERGFRFGALEELLGKVQGGEVKAVVLLHDAAFTSIKESELLGQILKAAAFSLVLEAEASSLGRSATAWLPITNVAEESDFIVNHDGELRRYQKALQAPKGVRTVPAWVKELAAVPAAV; from the coding sequence ATGCCGACGATCAAGATCAACGACGTTGAACTGAGCGTGACCCCCGGCACCCTCGTGCTGGACGCCTGCCGCACGGTGGGCATCGACATCCCCCACTACTGCTACCACCCGGCCCTCACGCCCGTGGCCACCTGCCGCATGTGCCTGGTGGAGATCAAGGGCCAGCCCAAGCTGGCCACCAGCTGCACCACCACGGTGCCCCCTGCGCCCAAGGACAACCCCGAGGCCGTGGTGATGGAGGTCTTCACCAACACGCCCGCCGTGGCCGACGCCCGGGCCGGCGTGATGGAGTTCCTGCTCATCAACCACCCGCTGGACTGCCCCATCTGCGACCAGGCCGGGGAATGCAAGCTGCAGGACTATTCGTACCACTACGGCAGCGGCGACTCCCGCATGGGCGAGGTGAAGCGGCGCTACCGCTACGAGGACCTGGGCGCCAAGATCGTCATCGACAAGAACCGCTGCATCCACTGCACCCGCTGCGTGCGCTTCACCCGGGAGATCAGCGGTGGCGGCGAGCTGACCGTGGCCTCCCGCGGCTCGCACCTGGAAGTCACCACTTTCACCGGCAAGAGCATGGACCAGAACCCCTTCGCCGGGAACGTGGTGGACCTCTGCCCCGTGGGCGCGCTGACGAGCCGCGACTTCCGCTTCAAGAAGCGTGTCTGGTACCTCAAGAGCGTGCCTTCCATCAGCCGCCACTCGGCCCTGGGCAATCCCATCTGGATCGATCACGAAGGCAACCAGATCCACCGCTTCCGCCCGCGGCCTCTGGAGGGCAAGGAGACGACCCACTTCATCAGCGACGAGGAGCGCTATGCCTACGCGCAGTACAACCGCACGGGAGCGGCGCCCCTCCCTACCCTGAAGGGCGTGGCCGCCTCCGCGGAGGCCGTCCGTGAGGCCCTGCAGGCCGCCGGACCGGTGGCCGTCGTCGGCCAGGGCACCTTCGGCTGCGACGCGGCCCAGCGCCTGGGCGAGCTGGCCGCCTCGGCCGATCTGCGCTACGGCAGCGGCGACAAGACCATTTCGGTGGTGCTGCCCAAGTACCAGACCAGCGCGGACGGCATCCTGAACCGCCGTGGTTTCATGGAGCGCGGATTCCGGTTCGGGGCCCTCGAAGAGCTGCTCGGCAAGGTGCAGGGTGGCGAGGTCAAGGCCGTGGTGCTCCTGCACGACGCCGCCTTCACGAGCATCAAGGAATCGGAGCTGCTGGGCCAGATCCTGAAGGCCGCCGCCTTCAGCCTGGTGCTCGAGGCCGAAGCCTCCAGCCTCGGCCGCTCGGCCACGGCCTGGCTGCCCATCACGAACGTGGCCGAGGAGAGCGACTTCATCGTCAACCACGATGGTGAGCTGAGGCGCTACCAGAAGGCCCTGCAGGCGCCCAAGGGCGTCCGCACCGTGCCGGCCTGGGTGAAGGAACTGGCCGCCGTTCCCGCCGCCGTCTAG
- a CDS encoding lysophospholipid acyltransferase family protein, which yields MQSDSRVMDLVYGAVFGSLFPLFHFAARSFTRRERGHEIADQIANAFMVLRPRYLEAILGNTAQVLGLRPTHARVEQTAHEMVRQHARAWVDFFHFGQRPVEEALAQFASLEGMDRFDAVLAEGRGAILLTAHAGNFELGGILLRSRNLKVHAVYKPDRFAAVERLREGMRAQGGVVGIPVDGVGFSTLPLVRLLREGALVGMQGDRDFSLNGVPMPFFGREVPFPRGPWELAAMTGAPIITSFFYTDGDRRFHAHFGEPIRIEGGRGERMAAIQAGMRSYVADLEALIRRHPSQWYCFYPFWDDPARVVP from the coding sequence ATGCAGTCCGATTCCAGGGTCATGGATCTCGTCTACGGCGCGGTCTTCGGGTCGCTGTTCCCCCTCTTCCACTTCGCGGCCCGGTCCTTCACTCGGCGGGAGCGCGGCCATGAGATCGCGGACCAGATCGCCAACGCCTTCATGGTCCTCCGCCCCAGGTACCTGGAGGCCATCCTCGGCAACACCGCACAGGTGCTGGGCCTGAGGCCGACCCATGCAAGGGTGGAGCAGACCGCGCACGAGATGGTGCGCCAGCATGCCCGGGCCTGGGTGGACTTCTTCCACTTCGGCCAGCGGCCTGTGGAGGAGGCCCTGGCCCAATTCGCCAGCCTGGAGGGGATGGACCGCTTCGATGCCGTGCTGGCCGAGGGCCGGGGGGCCATCCTGCTCACGGCCCACGCGGGCAACTTCGAACTGGGGGGCATCCTCCTGCGGTCCCGGAACCTGAAGGTCCACGCGGTCTACAAGCCCGACCGGTTCGCCGCCGTGGAGCGGCTCCGCGAGGGCATGCGGGCTCAGGGAGGCGTGGTGGGCATCCCGGTGGATGGCGTGGGGTTTTCGACCCTGCCCCTGGTGCGGCTGCTGAGAGAGGGCGCCCTGGTCGGCATGCAGGGGGACCGGGACTTCAGCTTGAACGGCGTGCCCATGCCCTTCTTCGGACGAGAGGTCCCCTTCCCCCGGGGCCCCTGGGAGCTGGCGGCCATGACCGGCGCGCCGATCATCACCAGCTTCTTCTACACGGACGGGGACCGCCGCTTCCACGCCCACTTCGGGGAGCCCATCCGGATCGAAGGCGGGCGGGGCGAGCGCATGGCGGCCATCCAGGCGGGCATGCGCTCCTATGTGGCGGATCTGGAGGCCTTGATCCGCCGCCATCCCAGCCAGTGGTACTGCTTCTATCCCTTCTGGGACGACCCGGCACGAGTGGTGCCATGA
- a CDS encoding sensor histidine kinase, translating to MHNRTGARASFAALWEAHPAILSGLWALLAANALLPLAYRIHPLARTLDFLSVFILAFGAAGLAWRRSRREGPAAFGLLGLGAALGGLRYAPTLLHLPHAPLLGPAISILSLVALGGGFLLWPQQARMPRDRIRTFLDGIAIATSLFTLAWMATGSMASVGRLSRGMVLLYMIQIGACLAVLTLWLLQETRLALPEQAQAKRFVRWSLVVLLAYSSIVVLLRITGHYIQNYLGDAAEVLHQTANALLVLAALSPATTPASLPQREKPSVLRALIPTMVSLAVLALAAIQIFRPQGEAPRALLALGSILMAVLVLRHGLLILDLERLSQGLEDRVEVRTRELEAHHREALNSLRVRMMAGLAAGLAHDLNNILGILRMRLELLRESCSPTQLQTVEILEDASERAISMTRRILESGRFQDLAPVRVSLPQWLAEQEGLWRALLRPGQRLEIHAGEGLWVVADPQSLDQILQNLVSNARDAMGPGGILRISAGPRSGAVRLDVRDDGPGIPPGQLDQLFEPFYTTKPSGTGLGLATVRNLVLQNRGAIQVESAPGQGTVFSIDLPVPAEAP from the coding sequence ATGCACAACCGCACGGGCGCCAGAGCCTCCTTCGCCGCCCTGTGGGAGGCACACCCCGCCATCCTCTCCGGCCTGTGGGCGCTCCTGGCCGCCAATGCCCTGCTGCCCCTGGCCTACCGGATCCACCCCCTCGCCAGAACCCTCGATTTCCTGTCCGTGTTCATCCTGGCCTTCGGGGCCGCAGGACTCGCCTGGCGGCGTTCGCGCCGCGAAGGTCCGGCCGCCTTTGGTCTGCTCGGACTGGGGGCCGCCCTGGGTGGGCTTCGCTACGCCCCGACCCTGCTTCACCTGCCCCATGCACCGCTCCTGGGTCCGGCCATTTCGATCCTGTCCCTGGTGGCCCTCGGGGGAGGCTTCCTCCTCTGGCCCCAGCAGGCGCGGATGCCCAGGGACCGGATCCGGACCTTTCTCGATGGCATCGCCATCGCGACTTCGCTCTTCACCCTGGCCTGGATGGCCACCGGCTCCATGGCCTCCGTGGGGCGCCTGTCCCGGGGCATGGTGCTGCTCTACATGATCCAGATCGGGGCCTGCCTGGCCGTGTTGACCCTCTGGCTGCTCCAGGAGACCCGCCTGGCCCTGCCCGAGCAGGCCCAGGCCAAGCGCTTCGTCCGGTGGTCCCTGGTGGTCCTCCTCGCCTACAGCTCCATCGTGGTGCTGCTCCGGATCACCGGACACTACATCCAGAACTACCTCGGCGACGCCGCCGAAGTCCTCCACCAGACGGCCAATGCCCTGCTCGTCCTCGCGGCCCTGAGTCCCGCCACCACCCCAGCCTCTCTGCCCCAGCGGGAGAAGCCGTCCGTGCTCCGGGCCCTCATCCCCACCATGGTGTCGCTGGCCGTCCTGGCCCTGGCCGCCATCCAGATCTTCCGACCCCAGGGTGAGGCCCCCCGGGCCCTGCTGGCACTCGGATCGATCCTGATGGCCGTCCTGGTGCTGAGACACGGGCTGCTGATCCTGGACCTGGAACGGCTGTCCCAGGGCCTTGAGGACCGCGTGGAGGTGCGCACCCGCGAGCTCGAGGCCCACCATCGCGAAGCCTTGAACAGCCTGCGGGTCCGGATGATGGCGGGGCTGGCGGCCGGTCTCGCCCACGACCTCAACAACATCCTCGGGATCCTCCGGATGCGGCTGGAGCTCCTGCGGGAATCCTGCAGCCCCACCCAGCTCCAGACGGTGGAGATCCTGGAGGATGCCTCGGAACGGGCCATCAGCATGACCCGGCGGATCCTGGAGAGCGGGCGCTTCCAGGACCTGGCTCCGGTCCGCGTCTCCCTGCCGCAGTGGCTCGCCGAACAGGAGGGCCTGTGGAGGGCGCTCCTCCGTCCCGGCCAGCGCCTGGAGATCCACGCCGGGGAAGGGCTCTGGGTGGTGGCGGATCCGCAATCGCTGGACCAGATCCTCCAGAACCTGGTCTCGAACGCCCGCGATGCCATGGGACCCGGTGGCATCCTCCGGATCAGCGCGGGCCCCCGATCCGGCGCCGTCCGCCTCGACGTGCGGGATGACGGACCCGGCATCCCGCCGGGTCAGCTCGATCAGCTCTTCGAACCCTTCTACACGACCAAGCCCTCCGGGACGGGGCTGGGTCTGGCCACCGTCCGTAACCTCGTGCTCCAGAACCGGGGGGCCATCCAGGTCGAGAGCGCCCCCGGCCAGGGCACGGTCTTCTCCATCGATCTGCCGGTCCCCGCCGAAGCCCCCTGA
- the alaS gene encoding alanine--tRNA ligase, with amino-acid sequence MKTSELRQRFLQYFERQGHRRVASSAVIGPADDPTVMWTNSGMIQFKDVFLGKDKRDYRRATTSQKCLRAGGKHNDLDMVGFTARHHTFFEMLGNFSFGDYFKADAIRFAWEFVTGPVDQGCLALDPSKLWITVFEGAEGVPADTEAEEMWKAAGVRPDRIMRFGKKDNFWQMGDTGPCGPCSEMHFDRGAHIPGDATPNGEGDRVMEIWNLVFMQYERDAQGVLAPLPKPSIDTGMGLERTASILQGVDTNYEIDLFTPIFEAIWKAAKVNREDRHDHANRTASQVVADHIRAATFMCFDGVVPSNEGRGYVLRKIIRRALRFGRKLGIEGLFFADLAPAVFQAMGDQYPELLGELGRIQKSLHREEQQFSQTLSTGLKLLEGSDISSGTLAGSDIFRLYDTYGFPVDLVEDWCRERGITADLAGFQQELNAQRTRARAAMKAHDLRLAGDLAILADLPPTRFTGYDHLEGQAHVVALFDAEHRRVKQLTGEGFVLLDRTPFYAQSGGQVGDTGQLRFEGGHAEVLDCTAPAQKRHLHKVVVTGSLLENTSVNALVHPIRRRRVRAHHTATHLLHAALREVLGTHVKQAGSVVDAARLRFDFTHFAPLEPAQIAEIERLASRQALKSIDTQVREMDIEEALASGAMALFGEKYGDVVRVVQVPGFSTELCGGTHVPNTGEIGVVKIISEGAVAAGVRRIEAVAGEMALELLQADEAMIHGLARQANASRETLPELLTAKDHRIAQLERDLKEAKLKAAGGGGGAEQVEQVKGVTLVTALIEGLEGNALREFMDQVRTRHHSAVIVLASKTAEDKVAALVSVSPDLSYDAGALFKTMLPALNGRGGGKKDLAQGGGTNPSGLPEALSALKAAL; translated from the coding sequence ATGAAAACCTCTGAACTCCGTCAGCGATTCCTGCAGTACTTCGAGCGCCAGGGGCACCGTCGGGTGGCTTCCAGCGCGGTCATCGGGCCTGCCGACGATCCCACGGTCATGTGGACGAACTCGGGCATGATCCAGTTCAAGGACGTCTTCCTGGGCAAGGACAAGCGCGACTACCGGCGCGCCACCACCAGCCAGAAGTGCCTGCGGGCCGGGGGCAAGCACAACGACCTCGACATGGTGGGCTTCACGGCCCGCCACCACACCTTCTTCGAGATGCTGGGCAACTTCAGCTTCGGCGACTACTTCAAGGCCGACGCCATCCGTTTCGCCTGGGAGTTCGTCACGGGCCCCGTGGACCAGGGCTGCCTGGCCCTGGATCCGTCGAAGCTGTGGATCACGGTCTTCGAGGGTGCCGAGGGCGTGCCCGCGGACACCGAGGCCGAGGAGATGTGGAAGGCCGCCGGCGTCCGCCCGGACCGCATCATGCGCTTCGGCAAGAAGGACAACTTCTGGCAGATGGGTGATACCGGCCCCTGCGGTCCCTGCTCCGAGATGCACTTCGACCGCGGTGCCCACATCCCGGGCGATGCCACGCCGAATGGCGAGGGGGACCGGGTCATGGAGATCTGGAACCTGGTCTTCATGCAGTACGAGCGGGACGCCCAGGGCGTGCTGGCCCCCCTGCCCAAGCCCAGCATCGACACGGGCATGGGCCTGGAGCGCACGGCCAGCATCCTCCAGGGCGTGGACACCAACTACGAGATCGACCTGTTCACGCCGATCTTCGAGGCCATCTGGAAGGCCGCGAAGGTCAACCGCGAGGACCGTCACGACCACGCGAACCGCACCGCCTCCCAGGTCGTGGCCGACCACATCCGGGCCGCCACCTTCATGTGTTTCGACGGCGTGGTGCCCAGCAACGAGGGCCGGGGCTACGTGCTCCGCAAGATCATCCGCCGGGCGCTGCGCTTCGGTCGGAAGCTCGGCATCGAGGGCCTCTTCTTTGCGGATCTGGCCCCGGCCGTATTCCAGGCCATGGGTGACCAGTACCCCGAGCTGCTCGGGGAGCTCGGCCGCATCCAGAAATCGCTGCACCGGGAAGAGCAGCAGTTCAGCCAGACCCTCTCCACGGGTCTGAAGCTGCTTGAAGGCAGCGACATCTCCAGCGGCACCCTGGCGGGCTCCGACATCTTCCGCCTCTACGACACCTACGGGTTCCCCGTGGACCTGGTGGAGGACTGGTGCCGGGAGCGCGGCATCACCGCCGACCTGGCGGGCTTCCAGCAGGAGCTGAACGCCCAGCGCACCCGCGCCCGGGCGGCCATGAAGGCCCATGACCTGCGCCTGGCCGGAGATCTCGCCATCCTGGCGGACCTGCCGCCCACCCGCTTCACCGGCTACGACCACCTCGAGGGCCAGGCCCACGTGGTCGCCCTCTTCGATGCCGAGCACCGGCGGGTGAAGCAGCTCACCGGGGAAGGGTTCGTCCTGCTGGACCGTACGCCCTTCTACGCCCAGTCCGGCGGCCAGGTGGGCGATACGGGCCAGCTTCGCTTCGAGGGCGGCCATGCCGAGGTGCTGGACTGCACCGCTCCGGCCCAGAAGCGCCACCTCCACAAGGTCGTGGTGACCGGCTCTCTGCTGGAGAACACGTCCGTCAACGCCCTGGTGCATCCGATCCGCCGGCGGCGGGTCCGGGCCCACCACACGGCCACCCACCTGCTGCACGCCGCCCTGCGCGAGGTGCTCGGCACCCACGTCAAGCAGGCGGGCAGCGTGGTGGATGCGGCGCGCCTGCGCTTCGACTTCACCCATTTCGCCCCGCTGGAGCCGGCCCAGATCGCGGAGATCGAGCGCCTCGCCTCCCGCCAGGCGCTGAAATCCATCGACACACAGGTCCGTGAGATGGACATCGAGGAGGCGCTTGCCTCGGGTGCCATGGCCCTCTTCGGCGAGAAGTACGGTGATGTGGTGCGCGTGGTGCAGGTGCCCGGCTTCTCCACGGAGCTCTGCGGCGGCACCCACGTGCCCAACACCGGCGAGATCGGCGTGGTGAAGATCATCTCCGAGGGTGCGGTGGCCGCCGGCGTGCGACGCATCGAGGCCGTGGCCGGCGAGATGGCCCTGGAGCTGCTGCAGGCCGACGAGGCCATGATCCATGGCCTGGCCCGACAGGCCAATGCCAGCCGGGAGACCCTACCCGAGCTGCTGACGGCCAAGGATCACCGCATCGCCCAGCTCGAGCGCGACCTGAAGGAGGCCAAGCTGAAGGCCGCAGGTGGTGGCGGGGGCGCCGAGCAGGTGGAGCAGGTGAAGGGCGTCACCCTGGTCACGGCTCTCATCGAGGGGCTCGAGGGCAACGCCCTGCGGGAATTCATGGACCAGGTCCGCACCCGACACCACAGCGCGGTCATCGTGCTGGCCTCGAAGACTGCCGAGGACAAGGTGGCGGCGCTGGTTTCCGTCTCCCCCGACCTGTCCTACGATGCGGGGGCCCTGTTCAAGACCATGCTCCCGGCCCTGAATGGCCGCGGTGGCGGCAAGAAGGACCTCGCCCAGGGCGGCGGAACCAACCCCTCCGGCCTGCCGGAGGCCCTCTCGGCACTCAAGGCCGCCCTGTAG
- the purH gene encoding bifunctional phosphoribosylaminoimidazolecarboxamide formyltransferase/IMP cyclohydrolase — protein MPTALISVYDKSGLLPLAEGLLAQGWRLLATGGTLRTLQEAKFEAIEVAAYTGAPECFDGRVKTLHPRIHGGLLYRRDLADHVADAKAQGIEPIDLVVINLYPFEATIAREGVTPAEAIEQIDIGGPSMIRSASKNHASVTVLTDPGQYGPYLEKLQAGTWSLEDRRHCALEAFRRTAAYDAAISGWMERELTSPTSTDLSHHLCVNLVQKQGLRYGENPHQPAAFYVKPGRKAEGMAACHQHQGKELSFNNLLDADACARLVWQFPAPACVIVKHNNPCGVGQGPHALEAFMRAQAGDPVSAFGGIVAFNRPVGVEVAKVMAQNFWEVILAPAFTGEALEVFAAKKQLRILQTPDHWPQSAEGLDTRSIGGGYLVQRADDAFVPFEDWEMKASGPGTPPKPEDLMLAQRVAKAVKSNAIVLVKDGATVGIGAGQMSRVDSVEIACRKAGDRAKGAVLGSDAFFPFADGLEVAASHGVSAFVEPGGSLRDKEVIEAAQKLGVWLFFTGMRHFRH, from the coding sequence ATGCCGACGGCATTGATCTCGGTGTACGACAAGTCGGGGCTCCTGCCCCTGGCGGAGGGCCTGCTGGCCCAGGGCTGGAGGCTCCTGGCCACGGGCGGCACCCTGCGAACCCTCCAGGAGGCCAAGTTCGAGGCCATCGAGGTCGCCGCCTACACGGGCGCCCCGGAGTGCTTCGACGGTCGCGTGAAGACACTCCACCCCCGCATCCACGGCGGCCTCCTCTACCGGCGCGATCTGGCGGACCATGTCGCGGACGCCAAGGCCCAAGGCATCGAGCCCATCGACCTGGTGGTGATCAACCTCTACCCCTTCGAGGCCACCATCGCCCGGGAGGGCGTCACCCCCGCCGAGGCCATCGAGCAGATCGACATCGGCGGCCCGAGCATGATCCGCAGCGCCTCGAAGAACCACGCCTCGGTGACGGTCCTGACCGATCCGGGCCAGTACGGGCCCTACCTCGAGAAGCTCCAGGCCGGCACCTGGAGCCTGGAGGACCGTCGTCACTGCGCCCTGGAGGCCTTCCGCCGCACGGCCGCCTACGATGCCGCCATCTCGGGCTGGATGGAGCGGGAGCTGACTTCGCCGACCTCCACCGATCTGTCCCACCACCTCTGCGTCAACCTGGTCCAAAAGCAGGGGCTGCGCTACGGGGAGAATCCCCACCAGCCGGCCGCCTTCTATGTGAAACCCGGCCGCAAGGCGGAGGGCATGGCCGCCTGCCACCAGCACCAGGGCAAGGAGCTGAGCTTCAACAACCTGCTGGATGCCGACGCCTGCGCCCGCCTGGTCTGGCAGTTTCCGGCCCCGGCCTGCGTCATCGTCAAGCACAACAACCCCTGCGGCGTAGGCCAGGGGCCCCACGCCCTGGAGGCCTTCATGCGGGCCCAGGCCGGCGACCCCGTCAGCGCCTTCGGCGGCATCGTCGCCTTCAACCGCCCCGTGGGCGTCGAGGTGGCCAAGGTCATGGCCCAGAACTTCTGGGAGGTCATCCTGGCCCCCGCCTTCACCGGTGAGGCCCTGGAAGTGTTCGCCGCCAAGAAGCAGCTGCGCATCCTCCAGACGCCCGACCACTGGCCCCAGAGCGCCGAGGGCCTGGACACCCGCTCCATCGGCGGCGGCTACCTGGTGCAGCGGGCGGACGACGCCTTCGTGCCCTTCGAGGATTGGGAGATGAAGGCCAGCGGCCCCGGTACCCCCCCCAAGCCCGAGGACCTCATGCTGGCGCAGCGTGTGGCCAAGGCGGTCAAGTCCAACGCCATCGTGCTGGTGAAGGACGGCGCCACCGTGGGCATCGGCGCGGGCCAGATGAGCCGCGTGGACTCCGTGGAGATCGCCTGCCGCAAGGCCGGCGATCGCGCCAAGGGCGCGGTGCTGGGTAGCGACGCCTTCTTCCCCTTCGCCGACGGCCTCGAAGTGGCTGCCAGCCACGGTGTATCGGCCTTCGTGGAGCCCGGTGGCAGCCTGCGCGACAAGGAAGTCATCGAAGCCGCCCAGAAGCTCGGCGTGTGGCTCTTCTTCACCGGCATGCGGCACTTCCGTCATTAG
- the rsgA gene encoding ribosome small subunit-dependent GTPase A — translation MTRKFRLGQSREAQDMDHREAYSRERGGESKRRQQHAERLETGIEAHDAEALLRLPDPAPWMHLPEAILIQRHSQWVDLELEDRTVMRATLGGKLKGVRLVCGDRVRYSAVPVEPEDPKLPAHVPTRGDGGSPEAQVVAVMPRKTLLRRGGIDDREPWQLICANADELWICAAVVDPPLRPGLLERAQLLALDAGLTFRVIVTKRDRASKKDTLPELDPLREQGVAIHETSALNGEGVGTLHGLLPGKVVVLLGHSGVGKSTLVNALHPVAALKTGGLTKFGTGKQTTTASRWLALAAGGTLVDTPGIRTLSVRGLDRSLLARVFPEFPTEVLEGPMAFDAEDEGTLDRLELDYPERLQSLQRLWQEMEDRNPNQNVWR, via the coding sequence ATGACCCGCAAGTTCCGCCTCGGCCAAAGCCGGGAGGCCCAGGACATGGACCACCGGGAGGCCTATTCCCGGGAGCGGGGCGGGGAGAGCAAGCGACGGCAGCAGCATGCCGAGCGATTGGAGACCGGCATCGAGGCCCACGATGCCGAGGCCCTGCTCCGGCTGCCCGATCCAGCTCCCTGGATGCACCTGCCCGAGGCCATCCTGATCCAGCGGCACAGCCAGTGGGTCGATCTGGAGTTGGAGGACCGCACCGTGATGCGGGCGACGCTGGGCGGAAAGCTCAAGGGCGTGCGCCTGGTCTGCGGCGACCGGGTGCGCTACTCCGCGGTGCCCGTCGAACCGGAGGATCCGAAGCTGCCGGCCCATGTCCCCACCCGCGGCGACGGGGGTTCCCCCGAGGCGCAGGTGGTGGCCGTGATGCCCCGGAAAACCCTGCTCAGGCGCGGCGGCATCGATGACCGCGAGCCCTGGCAGCTCATCTGCGCCAATGCCGACGAGCTGTGGATCTGTGCCGCGGTGGTGGATCCGCCTCTGCGACCAGGCCTCCTGGAGCGGGCCCAGTTGCTCGCGCTCGATGCCGGGCTCACCTTCCGCGTCATCGTCACCAAGCGGGACCGGGCATCCAAGAAGGACACCCTGCCCGAGCTGGATCCCCTGCGCGAGCAGGGCGTGGCCATCCACGAGACCTCCGCCCTCAACGGCGAAGGCGTCGGGACCCTCCACGGGCTGCTGCCGGGAAAGGTGGTGGTCCTGCTCGGCCACAGCGGCGTCGGCAAGAGCACCCTGGTGAACGCCCTCCATCCCGTGGCCGCCCTGAAGACCGGGGGCCTCACCAAGTTCGGCACGGGCAAGCAGACCACCACCGCCTCGCGCTGGCTGGCCCTGGCAGCGGGGGGGACCCTGGTGGATACTCCCGGGATCCGCACCCTCAGCGTGCGCGGGCTCGACCGCTCGCTGCTGGCGCGGGTCTTCCCCGAGTTCCCGACCGAGGTCCTCGAGGGTCCCATGGCCTTCGATGCGGAGGACGAGGGGACCCTCGATCGCCTAGAGCTGGACTACCCGGAGCGCCTTCAGAGCCTCCAGCGGCTCTGGCAGGAGATGGAGGACCGCAACCCGAACCAGAATGTGTGGCGGTAG